The Candidatus Nanogingivalaceae bacterium DNA segment TTTTATCGGCAATTTTCACGGTCATTTCAGCACCATAACGCGCAAAAACATCTGCCAAAATCTTATTGATTTGTTTTTTAGTTTGTGGATTATTATCGTATGGGTAATCTTCTGGTAGAAGCTCATTAAAGAACACTCGACCAAGAGTTGTGTTTCGAATTTCACCTTTTACAAAAACTCGAATTGGTGTTTGAAGTGCAATAGCGCCTTTATCATAAGCCATTTCTGCTTCGAAAACATTTGCGAAAGGTCGTGGTTTCTTATTCATTTCAGAATGTTTGTCGTAGGTAATGTAGTAATTTCCGTAAACAACATCCTGGTCGACAGAAAGAACCGGTTGACCATCTGCAGGTTTCAAAAGGTTGTGAGAAATACTCATCAAGTCACGAGCTTCAGCTTGAGCGGCGTCAGAAAGTGGCAAGTGAACAGCCATCTGGTCTCCATCGTAGTCGGCGTTAAATCCGTTAGCTACAAGTGGGTGAAGTTGAATCGCTTTTCCTTCAACAAGTTTTGGCTGGAAGGCCTGAATTGAAAGTCGGTGCAATGATGGAGCACGGTTCAAAAGAATGTATTTTCCTTCAACAACGGCATCCAAAGCATCCCAAACTTCAGCTTCTCGCGCATCAATTAATCGAGTTGCTGAACGAATATTGTGTGCGTATTCTTTTTCAATCAACCATGAGATAACGAAAGGCTTAAACAATTCTAGCGCCATTTGTGTTGGTAGACCACATTGATGAGCTTTCAAAGTTGGTCCAACAACGATCACAGAACGACCGGAGTAGTCAACACGTTTTCCAAGCAAGTTTTGACGGAATCGACCTTGCTTACCCTTTAGCATATCGCTCAAAGATTTAAGCTTGCGGCGTCCACCAGCTGTGCTTACAGAACGACCACTTCGAGAAGCATTGTTATCAATCAATGAATCTACAGCCTCTTGGAGCATTCGCATTTCGTTTCGCTTAATCACCATTGGCGCATTAAGTTCGATCAATTTCTTCAAACGATTGTTTCGGTTAATTACTCGGCGATACAAATCGTTTAAGTCTGAAGTCGCAAATCGACCACCTGTCAATTGAACCATAGGTCGCAAATCTGGTGGAATCACTGGAAGAACAGTTAGGCATAGACTTCCTGGTTTAATTCCAGCATTTTTCATACCTTCGATTGTTTTTAGACGTTTAAGAATTTTCTTCTCTCGTTGACCTTTAGCCTTTTCAGCTTCAGCTTCAAGTTTTTCGATAAGTTCATCAATGTTGATTTCATCAAGCAAAGTCTTAATTGCTTCACCACCCATTCCAACTTCGATAATCTCTTCATATTCTTCGGGAAGGTTGCGATAATCAGTTTCACTCATCAATGAGCCTTTAACAAAACTATCGAGTTGACTTTTCTTCAAAGTGTAATTTGAGTTTAACTCTTCAATTTCCTTAGTTTGAGCTTCAGCTAACGACTTAATGTCGGCGCCATCTTTTTCAGCTTCTTTTTCGTAACGAATTTGGATCGCCATTCGCGCTGCTTTATCTTCAGCGTCAAGGTCTGCAAGCATTTGATCGCGTTTTTCTTCGTCAACGTTAAGAATTACATAGCTAGCAAAATAAACAACACGCTCAATGTTTTTGACTGTCATTCCAAGAAGAAGACTCATTGCACTTGGAGCACCACGCATAAACCAAATATGTGCAACTGGAGCAGCCAATGCAATGTGACCCATTCGTTCACGACGAACAATCGCTTTCGTAACTAACTCACCATTCTTATCAACAGCAGCTTCACGAGAACGAACACCTTTTAATTTGTTGTCGTAAGGGTTAATATCTTTAGTTGGTCCAAAGATTTTTTCACAAAACAAACCATCGCGCTCAGGTTTTTGAGTTCGATAATTAATTGTTTCTGGCTTCGTTACTTCGCCGTAAGACCAGCCCAAAATGTCTTCTGGGCTAGCAACTGCGAGGCGAACTGCGTCAAAATCAGCAATCTGGTTCGTATTCACCACTTTCGCCATTTACGCTTCCTCCTTATTTTCTTCAATTTCGTCAATATCTTGAATGTTCATGCTGTCTTCGAATTCACCATCAGATTCATCTCGAACAGTTTCAATGTTTTCATCTTCTTCGAAAGTTGAACTTTCACCATCCTTATTTCGTTCTGCAAGAATTTCATCAGCATCAATGCTTGAGGCATGTCGATCGAGCAAGTCAACTCGAAGACCAAGACCTTGAAGCTCTTTCACAAGAACGTTGAATGATTCTGGCAATTTTGGACCAACAATCTCGCTATGCTTAATGATACTCTCATAAGCTTTTGAACGACCAACAACATCGTCAGACTTAATTGTGAGCATTTCCTGAAGCATATTAGCAGCACCATAAGCCTCAAGTGCCCAAACTTCCATTTCTCCAAATCGCTGACCACCGTTTTGAGCTTTACCACCCAAAGGCTGTTGTGTCACCATTGTGTATGGACCAGTTGATCGGGCGTGAATCTTGTCTGCAACCAAGTGGTGAAGTTTGATCATGTGCATAAATCCAACGGTTGTGCGTTGTTCGAACGGTTCACCAGTTCGACCATCAAACAATTGAACTTTTCCATCGCGAGCAACACCAGCAGCTTCAAGTTCATCGCTCAAAGTTTCAGCATCAACACCATCATATGAAGGAGTTGCAACTCGATATCCTTGAGTTTTTGCAGCCATTCCAAGGTGAACTTCGAAAAGCTGACCAAGGTTCATACGTGAAGGCACACCAAGTGGCGACAAAATAACATCAATCGGAGTTCCGTCTTCCATGAATGGCATGTCGGCTTCTGGTAAGATTTTCGCAACAACACCTTTGTTTCCGTGTCGTCCAGCCATCTTGTCTCCAACCATAATTTTTCGAGCCTCAGCAACGAAAATCTGAATTTGTTGAAGAACACCAGCGCGCATTTCGTGTCCATTTTCTCGAGAGAAGATTTTCACACCGATAACTTTTCCTGAACCAGTATTTTTCATGCGAGTTGATGTATCACGAACATCTTTTGCTTTTTCACCGAAGATAGCACGCAAAAGTCGCTCTTCGCTTGAAAGTTCTTGCTCACCTTTTGGAGTAATCTTTCCAACAAGCACATCACCTGGTTTAACTTCTGAACCAATTTGAACAATTCCGTTTTCATCCAAGTGTCGCAAGCTATATTCACTAGCGTTTGGAATATCACGAGTTACAACCTCTGGTCCAAGTTTAGTTTCTCGAACTTCAACCATGTAATCTTTAATATTGATATTTGTAAGCGTATCTGCTTTAACAAGACGATCAGAAATAATCACAGCGTCGTCCATATTGAAACCACCCCAAGACATAAACGCTACGCGAAGATCACGACCAAGTGCAATTTCTCCATTCTTAATACTTGCACCTTCAACTAAGATATCACCTTTTTTAACTTTTTGACCACGTGAAACTACAACTTTCTGGTTATAGCATCGATCGTCAGCAGTCTTTTGGAAATGTTTTAGTTCATATTTAACAACACCAGTTGAATACTTAACTTCAACAACAACAGCATCAGCACGAACAACCTCACCATCATCTTCAGCAACAATAATTTGGCTTAGATTTCGAGCGATATCAGCTTCAACACCGGTTCCCACGGTTGGAGCTTCAGTCCAAAGAAGTGGCACAGCCTGTTTCTGCATGGCTGAACCTGTTAACGCACGGTCAATTCGGTCGCGCTCTGCAAAAGGAATCAACGAAGCCGCAGCACCAAGAACTTGTCGGTGAACTGCGTCCATAAATGTAACTTCGCTAGCATTAACCTGTGATGGAATAAGATTTTTTCGGGCTGAAACTTGCGCTTCAACAAAGCTTCCATCTTCATTCAATTTCGAACCAGCGTCGGCGATAATTTCACGCATTTCGTGATCTGCATCAAGATATACAACTTCATTTGTGACTTTTCCATCTTTAACACGAAGATATGGAGCTTCAATAAAGCCATATTCGTTAATTCGGGCAAATGTTGCAAGGTTTGTCACAAGACCAACGTTTCCACCTTCTGGTGTTTCCACAAGACAAATTCGTCCGTAGTGAGTTGGGTGGCTGTCACGAACTTCAAGACCGGCACGATCCCGAGTCACACCTCCAGGACCCATTGAGCTCAAACGACGTTTGTGTGAAAGTTCTGAAAGCGGGTTAGTTTCATCCATAACCTGCGCAAGCTGTGAACCGGCAAAGAATTCACGCACTGCAGCAACAACTGGTCGGGCATTAACCAATTGTCCAGGAGTTACAGTTTCGATATCTGTCATTGACATTCGATCCATGGCATTTCGTTGCATTCGAAGCATACCAACACGGAATTGTCGAGCAACAAGCTCACCAACCAATTTTACTCGACGGTTATCAAGACTATCGATATCATCAACTTTACCTTGAGTATTGTTTAGGCGGATAATTTCTTTAATAATCTCGAAAAGATCTTCCATCTGGAAAGAACGATTTTCAGCTGTGTTTGGAGTTTCAAGATTTAATCGTTTATTAATCTTATAACGTCCAACACGACCATAATCAAATCGTTTAAAGTCGAAGAACATTCGCTCAATCATATTTCGAGCGTTCTCAATAGTCGCCAAATCTCCTGGGCGAAGACGACGATAAACTTCAATTAAAGCAGTTGACGGGCTTGAAGTTTGATCTTTTTCAAGAGTTGAATCGATAAATTTAATATCACCAGTATCAACATCTGCAAAAGTGTTTCGAATTTCAGCATTTGTCATGCGACCAAGTGCACGCAAGAAAGTTGTAACTGGAAGTTTTCGACGACGGTCGATTTTTACGTAAATTACACCTTTGTTATCTGTTTCAAACTCTAGCCATGCGCCACGAACTGGGATAACTTTTGCACCATAATAATTCTTTCCATCATTTCCAGTTTCAGCATTAAAGTAAACACCTTCAGAACGAATCAACTGAGAAACAATTACACGCTCAGTTCCGTTAATAATGAAAGTACCTTGGTTAGTCATCCAAGGGTAATCACCAAGATAGATTTCTTGCTCTTTAACTTCACCGGTAACTTTGTTTGTAAGCTCAACTTGAACGTGAAGTGGAGCTTCGAAAGTTAGGTTATTTTCTTTTGCAAAATCTTTTGTAGTTTTTGGATCTTGAAAATTATAGCTCTTAAAACGCAAAGCTAATTTTTGACCGGTGTAATCATCGATCGGGTTAATTTCTTCAAAGATCTCACTCAAACCATTATCGACAAAATCCTTCCAAGATTCTTTTTGGTGAGCGATTAAATCTGGGGTTTCAAGAACGACGTCTTCTTTAGAAAAGAAAGCGCGCCCTACAGCATTAAAGTGCTTTTTTGCCATTTTTCTCCTCGCATTTAAAGTGTTATTAGAATCGGCCCGAAGATTCCCCGTCTATGACTTTCGAAATTTTGCCATCAATTTCGAAGTATTTTTTCCCACAGACACACTACTTCTTGTAGCCCATTCTAACATATTTATCAAAAAAAATCAATAAAAAAACCACTTAAAAAGTGGTTATACAAATTACATTCGAGGTACTAAGGAGGCTGTTTCCTCTACTTTTAGAGCTGCTTGCTCTCCTTCAATCATTTCTCGATTTTTCTTTTCGCTAATCACTTCAGAATTAGCATGCTTAATTACTTCAGTCATTCTCTTTACTACTGTCATAATTTCACCCCCTACATTTTTTTGCTCGAAAGCTTAAATATTCTACACCTTTTTCAATAAAAAGTCAACCCTTATTGATTTTTTATTGAATTTATGGTATTATATAGTTGTTAAATAATTATTTATGCACCTTGAAATTTTGCTTTTAGCTGTTTTTTGAGTGCATTAGAAGGACTTAAAATGAAGAAAAAATATGTCTTTTTAGTGCTCTTCGTAGCGCTATTTTCGTTTTCAACATACTCTACTACAAGTAGAGCTTTTGCGCAAGAACGCAAAAATAACACCACTCAAGTTAGCTTCAAAGACTATTTCGAAAAAGGTAAATCTTTCTCGAAAGATAAGTGGGGCAAATTTAAGAAAAACAGAGATGAATATTTCGCTGAGCCGTTTGAAGCAAAAGGGTTAACCTTTACAGATGTAAATGGCCAAAAAATTGATAAAGTATACTTTTCAATCTCAACGAAATTAAGAATTCACCCGTTGATTAAGCTCGTAGACGAAGATGGAAAGGATATCACAAATTGTGCCTACGATGCACAAAGCACAGGATCTGAATTCAGATTCATTGATATTATCGGCCGCTCTCGTGCGGAAACTCCTTATGCTGCAGGCGTAAATATTTTATTGCCAAATGGGCAATATTATGTTTTGGCACAGCGTATCCCTAAGAGTGGAGATAATTCAGAAGAACAAATTTGGCCTGTCCCTGTTTCAAAAACAGAATGGAATCGACTAAAAGCTCTGAAAAAATCCGCCATTGGCGAAAAAGTTACACCAATTGACGGATATAGCTATTAATAGTCTCGTTCGCGAGGCTATTTTTCTTGTTTAATTATTTTATCAACCAAACCGTATTCAACAGCTTCTTCAGCACTCATCCAATAATCTCGCTCCATATCATTTTTGAGCTTTTCGAAATCCTGACCAGTGTTTTTCGAAAGAATTTTCGCAAGCTTCTCCTTTAAAAGTAGCCCTTCGCGCAAATCAATTTCTTGATCGGTAATTTTTCCGCGCGTACCACTTGAAGGCTGGTGAATCATCACTCGAGCGTTTGGTAGTACTGCACGTTTACCTTTTGCACCCGCCGAAAGCAAAAATGCACCCATTGAAGCCTGCAAGCCAATCCCTATCGTTTGAACATCAGGCTTAATAAAATTCATCGTATCGTAAATCGCCAAACCATCATACACACTCCCGCCTGGGCTATTTATATAAAGCTTAATATCTTCGTCTGGGTTTTCATACGCTAAATGAAGAAGTTGCGCCACCACAACATTTGCCGTATGCGAATTTACCTCTTCACCCAAAAAAATCACACGCTCATTTAGAAGCCGCGAATAAATATCAAACGCACGCTCGCCTCTATTTGTTTCTTCAACTACAGTTGGCACTAAATAGCTTTTTAAATTATCTTTCATATTTCTCCTTATTCTTTCGAAATTTCAATCTTAATTTCGCCCTTTCGCATAGCCGCAATAAATTGGGTTCCTTCTGGTGGATTTTTGTCTAAGATTTCTTCAGCCAAAGGGCATTCAAGTAGATCCTCAATTGTTCGCCGAAGCGGTCTTACGCCATTTTTACTATCATAACCCTTTTCGATAATCCTATCTTTAACAGCTTTTCGAACTTTTAAGTTCAAACCTTTTCTCAACAAACGATTGTTTAAATCAGCTAGAAGTAATTCAAAGATTTGACCAATTTCCTTTTTCGAAAGCGGCTTGAATGTAATTATTCCATCAAAACGATTTAAGAGCTCGGGTTTTAAGAATTTCGAAAGCGCTTTTTTAGTTAATTTCTTGTTTTTAGAGTGGCTTTTTTCTAACGAATTTTCCGCTTCAAAACCGAGTGAATTTTCACGCATAATTTCATTCGCACCAAGATTACTTGTTAATATAATCACTGTATTTTTAAATGAAACTTTTCGGCCTTGCGAATCCGTCAATTCACCATCTTCTAAAAGCTGTAAAAGCAAGTTAAAAACATCAGGATGCGCTTTCTCAATCTCATCAAAAAGCACTACAGAATATGGCTGTCGGCGAATTTTTTCGGTTAAAGTTCCACCCTCTCCGTAGCCAACATAGCCAGCAGGCGCGCCTAAAAGCTGCGAAGTTTTATGCTTTTCGCCAAACTCGCTCATATCGATTTTAATCAATGATTTCGAACCGCCAAAAACTTCCTCGGCAAGCTGGCGCGAAAGTTCAGTTTTTCCGACACCACTTGGACCAAGAAAAATAAACGAACCAATTGGGCGATTTTCATCCGATAGCCCAGACTTATTACGCCGAATCGCTTTCGAAATTTGCTCAATCGCCTCACTTTGCCCAATCACCTTTTTCGAAAGATGCTTTTCGAGATTTTTTAGGACTTTTGCTTGATTTTTCGAAATCTTCCGCACGGGAATATTTGTTTTAAGTGAAATCGCCTTCGCAACCAAATCACTTGTTAAGATCATTTTTTTCGTTTTACTGCGTCTCTTTTTCTCTTCAGTAATCTTTTTTTCAAGCTGCAAAATTCGTGATTCATAAATTGGAACCAAATCTTTTTCACTAAATTCAGCTATCATTTTCTTCTTTTTTAGTTCGTCAATTTCATGCAAATAATTGACAATTTTATTCGAATGTAGAGAATTTTTGCTTACAAGCAACGCGCTAGCTTCATCTAAAGTATCAATCGCTTTATCTGGCATTTGGCGATCAAAAACATACCGCGCGCTCATATCAACAATTTCGCTTAAAATTTCATCAGAAATCACAACGCCGTGATATTTTTCATATTTTTCACGCAAACCTTTAAGAATTTCAAGCGTATCTTTTAAGCTCGGTTCATCAACTCGAATAGACTGAAAACGTCGAGTTAATGCAGAATCCTTTTCTATTGTTTTCTTGTATTCGTCAAAAGTTGTCGCACCAATTAACTTGATTCTACCTCGAGCAAGCGCCGGTTTCAAAATATTTGCCGCATCCATTGCACCATCCGCCGAACCAGTTCCTGTTAACAAGTGTATTTCATCGATAAATGCAATAATTTCTTGATGTTTTTCAAGCGCACTAATTACATTCTTCAAGCGCTCCTCAAACTGGCCTCGGAATTTCGTACCAGCCAACATTCCCGCAAGATCAATTTCGAAAATCTTTTTATTCACTAACTGATGTGGAACTTTTCCGCTCGCAATTTTTTGCGCCAAAAGTTCAACTACTGCCGTTTTTCCAACACCCGCCTCACCAATCAAAACTGGGTTTGATTTTGTGCGCCTTAATAAAATTGTAATCAACCGCTGTACTTCAATTTCTCGACCAATAACCGGATCAAGCTCACCATCTTTGGCTTTTTGAGTTAAATCTTCACCAAATTTTTTCAAAAGTGTTATTTCTCGCCCACTTTGCTGTTTTGGAATTGTTTCAGTTTCTGTTATCGAATTAAAAACATTCCTAATATTATCATCAGCGCCTTCATTTGCCATTTCTTCATCCAAAATCGCTGAAAGCCCCTCGACATCTGTTCCAATTTTTCGAAGCATCACCTGAAGTTGTAAGTTTTTCTGTTTAATTATCGAAAAAAGAAGATTTTTAGTAGTAATTTCTTCAGAATTACCAGAAACCAAACTTGCCATTTTTATCGCAAAAGCCGCTCGATCGGTTAAAATTCTCATATTTGGATCTTCTGGCGCAGGTATTCTATGTTTCGAAAGCGGGCTTTCAACTAAAAAATCATATACATTTTCAAACTTTAAATTGTGGCGATATGCTAAAAGCGTCGCTGAAGATTCGCGATTATCCAGAATTCCCAACAAAACGTGCTCAATTCCAATATAGCCCGTTTTAAATTCACGCGAATAAAACTCCGCACGCTCCAGACTTTTTTGTGCGTTTTCGCTCATTCTTGCAATAATTTCTTGAAAATCTTCAGGATTCATACTCTTATTATACCACATCTTAGCAACCTAATACTTAAACGACTTACCTCTTTTTATTTTTTGATACAGTTTTGGAGCTTATTTGACTTTTATTCTTTTTTTGTATATAATTACTGTATTAAAATGTGTGAACTGAAATTATCTAAAATTCAAACCCCTTTGGGTGAAATGATTGCAATTGCGAATGAAGACGCATTAGTTTTTTTGGAATTTCAAGACAACGATAATTTCGAAAAAGATCTTGAGCAAATTAAAGATTTTTTCGAAACAACTGAAATTCCTGAAGGCGAAAATTTGCCTATAAAACAAATTCGCGCCGAACTTGAAGATTATTTCAAACACCCTTTTGCCGGCTTTCAAACACCTATCGAGATGATTGGCACAGATTTTCAAAAACAAGTTTGGGAAGAAATTCGAAACGTTCGATCAGGCTCAACTACAACTTATTCAGAAATTGCCGAAAAAATCGAAAATCCAAATGCAATCCGCGCAGTTGGTAATGCTCTAAACGCCAATAAACTTTCAATAATTATTCCTTGTCATCGAGTTCTCACTAAAGACATGGATTTTGGCGGCTACAATAGCGGACAAAATCGCAAAAGCTGGCTACTTCAACATGAAGGAATTTAAAAAACGCTCATTACTGAGCGTTTATTTTTTTACTAGAGGCTTTCGATATCTTCACTTCTTTCTTCGAGGTCTTCAGTAAATTTTACCCCATCTTCTCCCAACATCATCATTGTAGCAATCGTTAGAGCATAGTCATAACAATTCCCAATATCGCAATACAATCCGTTAATTCGAACTGCATAGAATTTCATTCCATCATTCATTGCATTTTGTACAGGAATCTGATACATCAACTCACCGTTTCCGTCAAAATTTTCCGCATAATCACTCATATATTTAATGAGTTCATTTTCGAAAATTGCTCCACGAACACTTGCGAGCTCGCTTTTAGCCTTTTCAAAACCTGGTTTTTCGTCGATTTTTTCAACTTCTAAAACCAAATTATCGTTTTTGTCTCGCGGACGATGAATGATTTCACCCACAACAATTGCATATTTTCCATACTCATCGTCGTTCCGCACTTGCTTAACCGGCAGAATGCTTCCGCCAAACTTCTCGTAAGCTTCGAAGATTTGCTCGAATTCATTTTTACCAACTGTTGCAAAGTTGTCGTCTGGGAAAAAGTAAGCAAAATCGCTTTCACCGATGAAATCAATAACTTCAGGTGTGCTGAGTGGAGCTTGATTACCATAGAATTCGCAATCTTGTTGGATAAATTTCGCCGGAGCTAAAAATTCAACCTGTTCAACTTTTTCAGCAAAATCATGTTTACCCTTGCTTCGAAGCTCTTCAACAATTGCTTTTTTACTTTCGAAAACACTTTTTATTGAAGTTTTTTCAGGGCTAATAACAATCGCAACGTTCTTTGTGAGTATTCCAGCCTGAACCAGCTTCTTCATCAAAACCACAATTGAATTTTGTAGGTAGCCCTCAAAGGGTATTGGTAGTAATTCTTTGGCAACTTCTGTGGTTGCTGGTAATGCACGCGTACCATTTCCTGCTGCAGGAATGATAACTTTCAATTCTTCACGTTTCTTTCGCATATCTAAATGCCTCCTTTTTTAAGTACTTTGGTTGCCCAAAGCCAATGTAACAATTATAACATAAGAAAAGCTAGCAGTCAACCCCTGCTAGCTTTCAAGGTTTTATTGATCTTCACCACCAAACTTTTCCCGATCACTTTCGTCACCATCAAGATTTTCAACAACTTCACTCTCAGTTGCCTCGTTTAAAGCGTTAAACAATCCATCTTCAACATTTCCACGAGTTTTCTTTTCAGCGGGTTTAGCAAGCTCAATATCAAGCTCATACCCAGTTAATCGACTTGCAAGACGAACATTTTGACCTGCACGACCAATCGCAATACTTTGTTGATCTTCATTAACAAGCACTGTTGCACGTTTTTTCTCATTTTCGCCAGTAGGTTTGATTTGAACTTCAATAACCTCGGCTGGGTTTAGAGCTTCACGAATAAATTCACTTGGGTTTTCACTCCATGTAATAATATCGATTTTTTCGCGCTCACCAATCTCATTCATAACCGATTGAACACGTACTCCACGACTACCAACGAATGTTCCAACTGGATCAACGCCACTCATCATTGAGCGAACAGCCATTTTTGTTCGACGACCAGCCTCACGAGCAATTCCCACAATTTCAACCATTCCAGTTTCAAGCTCAGGAACCTCTTGCTCAAAAAGATTTTCAACAAATTTAGCATCTGCACGAGAAAGAATTAATTCTGGCGCACGACCTTCACGCTCAATCTCTTTAATCAAAACTTTAACTCGTTGACCAACACTAAAGTATTCACCGTTGATTTGTTCACGAAGTGGCATAACTCCAGTCGCTTTACCAAGATCAATTCGAACAAATCGTTGGTCAATTTTCGAAACAGATCCACTTACAATC contains these protein-coding regions:
- the nusA gene encoding transcription termination factor NusA; amino-acid sequence: MEDLNVKQMMLAAKNIAAEKNLPEEKVLEVIEMAIAAAWRRENGNRDQNVRAELNTETGDAEVFVQYEVVDGEEAYNINNEISLEDAKELDPNAEVGEIVEEKFPVETFGRVAAQTAKQVVLQRLREAEREIILEEYEDKVGTIVSGSVSKIDQRFVRIDLGKATGVMPLREQINGEYFSVGQRVKVLIKEIEREGRAPELILSRADAKFVENLFEQEVPELETGMVEIVGIAREAGRRTKMAVRSMMSGVDPVGTFVGSRGVRVQSVMNEIGEREKIDIITWSENPSEFIREALNPAEVIEVQIKPTGENEKKRATVLVNEDQQSIAIGRAGQNVRLASRLTGYELDIELAKPAEKKTRGNVEDGLFNALNEATESEVVENLDGDESDREKFGGEDQ